Proteins found in one Hevea brasiliensis isolate MT/VB/25A 57/8 chromosome 18, ASM3005281v1, whole genome shotgun sequence genomic segment:
- the LOC110637448 gene encoding uncharacterized protein LOC110637448 codes for MGTFVGHILPALALILLGLWHTINSIRSYCLKGSANFTVKYWYPFYGPLSRLKHLELIFILFFSVLAIFMQLLDFPFLHFAFKLDNFEHATMFLHLAIFAGFTLSAEITQSSEILSGVIGILAASVFGQELFLLHFHSTDHVGLEGHYHWLLQLVVFVSLVSALAATSFPCSFPAALVLSISVVFQGCWFMIMGFVLWVPEFMPEGCVARFAEASTHDMHGAVTCGSIDADLRARALANLQFSWTLSGILLFTGCVCLKLAGRCNPRGQSTEYEQLCIRGTDVPIAMEGFKQARP; via the coding sequence ATGGGAACGTTTGTAGGGCATATTCTACCTGCTTTGGCTTTAATCCTCCTTGGATTGTGGCACACCATCAATTCTATCAGATCCTACTGCCTCAAAGGCTCTGCTAATTTTACTGTGAAGTATTGGTACCCATTTTACGGCCCTCTTTCACGACTCAAACATTTGGAGCTTATCTTCATTCTGTTTTTCTCTGTCCTCGCAATTTTCATGCAACTTTTAGACTTCCCTTTCCTCCACTTTGCTTTCAAGCTTGACAACTTTGAACATGCAACCATGTTCCTCCATCTTGCCATATTTGCAGGCTTCACACTTTCTGCAGAGATAACACAATCATCTGAAATCCTTTCTGGGGTCATTGGAATACTTGCAGCCTCTGTTTTTGGTCAAGAACTCTTCCTACTCCATTTCCACTCAACTGACCATGTTGGACTTGAAGGTCATTATCATTGGCTCTTGCAGCTTGTAGTGTTTGTGTCTCTTGTGTCAGCCTTAGCTGCAACTAGTTTTCCATGCAGTTTTCCTGCAGCTCTTGTTCTTTCAATTTCTGTTGTATTCCAAGGGTGTTGGTTTATGATCATGGGGTTTGTGCTATGGGTTCCTGAATTTATGCCTGAGGGTTGTGTTGCGCGGTTTGCTGAGGCCAGCACTCATGACATGCATGGAGCAGTCACTTGTGGATCTATTGATGCAGACTTGAGGGCTAGGGCACTGGCCAATTTGCAATTCAGTTGGACGCTTTCTGGAATTCTGTTGTTCACTGGGTGTGTTTGCCTGAAATTAGCTGGAAGGTGCAACCCAAGGGGCCAGTCAACCGAGTATGAGCAACTCTGCATTAGAGGTACAGATGTCCCTATAGCCATGGAAGGCTTCAAGCAAGCTCGTCCTTGA